Below is a window of Candidatus Dependentiae bacterium DNA.
CAGACATAGTCGCTTTGACTTGAGCATTCTGAATTCTATTTTTTATATCTGCAAGTGTCTCAGCGTAATCTTTGATAGATATTTTTTTGGAAGGAACATTCTTTTTTTTATGATCTTGCTTTTTTACGACTCTTTTCATACCATGAACTCACGTTTATATTGTTTGCAGCAATCTTAGATTGACTAATAAGGTTGCTGCGTTTTTTTTCAATACTACTGATCTATTATATGTCGGCTTTTCCAATTTTGCAGCAGCTGCTGCAAAATTAACGATAAGCTCTTTTGGATCGAGTTAACTGAATTATTCACCTAACCAATAAACGATTATCACTTCGATGCTCTTTTCGAACCAGTCTACGCCTATTCCGTCTTCGCCTTGGCTTCGCCGGACGTGGCCGGGCCAAAAGCGGAGTTTATCCTGAGCGTAGTCGAAGGGCCGGGCACGGCCATCAAACGGAATCCCAAAATATTTTAAATTGCATAACCATGAAAAAGCATAGATAAAAAAATCCCCAAAAATGGGAATGCTGGATCCAAAGAAATAAGATCACACACTTCTGAATGCGAGAAAAAATAAACGGCGCATTTGCCCTTTATGGATTCTTGAAAAGCATTGCTAAAAGTAGCATGTTGCAATTAAGAGATTCTTTCTTTTTTGCACCGCGCTTGAGCAGATTCCGTTTATTGGTAAGAAAACATTTTTTATGCATTAATCGTGTAATAATTGTAACGGCACCGGGGGGTGGCGTTACAGTTGGGTGACTGGAAGATTTTATTTTAAAGCTGATTATTTAGCTTCTAAAGCCTTTAATTTTGCTTTCATAAAATCAATTTCAGATTGTTGCGAAGAACTGATTGATTTGCAAAGCTTTTTGATTTCAGGATCTTGCAATGAAGATTGTTCGCACATTAATAAAGCTGAGGCATGATGCGGGATCATTGATTTTAAAAATTGGCTATCTGTTATAGCTGTTTGTTTTCTGATAAATAGTATTAATGCAATAAATATGGTCATGCTCGTTATACTAATAACAGCATTTAATTTCTTGTTATCATACATCGATCGCATGAGAAGCAACTCGATGAATATCATTGGGATTGTCATTATTCCTGCCATATACAGCTGATTTAAATTTGAATACACATTGGCAAATTCATTCACCATTATATACATGAGTATATACATCGATATAAAAGATAATGCTGCCATAAGAAACAGGTTACTATATTTCATACGTTAATCCTTAAGCTAAATAAACTACTCTTTTTTTCTACTTGTTATAATACACAACCATGCTAACATAATTTGAATAACGAATATCAATAAAAAAAATCAGAGTATATGAATCACTTACTTTTTATTTCTTTACTATTTTCTTCATGCTTGATTAGGGCTCAGCATCATCAACAAAAGCCGGCATTAATTATTCCCCATCAACTTTCTTATCCCCAAACCTCTTTTCAAAAAAAACAACAAGTACTATCACCATGCGGGTTAAAAAAAAGAGAAACAAAAAAAAGACCGCCTAAGCTTGCGTATTCTTGGGCTGATCCAAAAATAAAGTTTTCTCCGCCCCCGCCATTAATGGGCAAGCAAATGGGCGTTGTCCAGACACTCGGGATTCCACCTTTAGGATATGAAATGGATGGAAACGTTAAAGTATTCCATCTCATTGCGCAGCCGGTTGAAAAAACAATTGTTGATGAACGCAAACCGGCAGAATATGATGCTTTGATACCAAAAAAAAATAAATTAGAGCATGCCCATCATCATAGTCCTATTGTGCAGAAAATAAGAGCCTGGGGCTATAACGGATCCACGCCGGGCCCTACCATTGAAGTGAATGAGGGAGATAGAGTTCGCATTATTTTTAAAAACGAACTTCCTGAGCCAACTTCTATTCATTGGCATGGATTAGAGATTCCCAATGATCAAGATGGTGCAACCCCTGAAACTAATAGGCCGGTATTGCCGGGTGAAACATTTATTTATGAGTTTACCTTGTATCAATCAGGAACGCTGATGTATCACTCGGGGTTTAATGTGATGAAGCAAGATGATTATGGATTGCATGGAATGCTAATAATCCATCCCAAAAATTATGAGTATAAAATTGACCGCGACATTGCAATATTTTTGCAGCAATGGAGGATTCGGCCGGGCAATGAAGATCCTGATCTGGTGAGCATGGATTTTAATTGGTTTACTTTTAATGGATTTGCAGCGCCGAGCATTCCTATGATTAAGGTTAAGCAAGGAGAGCGCGTACGAATTCGATTTGCAAATGTTATCATGATGAGCCATCCCATTCACATCCATGGCTATACATGGAAAGTAGTGGGAACTGAGGGTGGCCCCATTCCTCAATCAGCACAATGGCCGGGCAATACCATTAATGTTGCTCCCGGAACTACTCGTGATGTTGAATTTGTCGCGTGGAATCCTGGGCTATGGCGGCTCCATTGCCATAAATTGCACCATATTATGAATGATCATGGTGATGTTCCTCTGCCGATTATGGGGCATGGTGGCATGTTCACCATTGTGTATGTTGAGCCCAAAGATCCCAATGCACCATGGCGACATCCAAAGCAGGATGAATTAGATCTTGTAAGGGATACTGATGGTAGGAGGAAATCAAAACAATGATTGCTCTTTTACTATTTTTTATTCTATTGCTACCCGGTTGTTATAAAGTGCCGATCGCGCAAGAATTTAATCGTTTAAAAAGGACCACCAAAGAAATTACCGGCTCAGAAATTATTTATGATAGTTATAACAAATATCCCGATATGGAATGCACTATTAGAGCTACCATTACTAATGGATTAAGCCGTAATGAAGCAGTAAAAACGGCTTTAATGAACAATCCTTCGTTGCAAGCAGATTTTGCAAAATTAGGCATAGCCAAAGCCGATTTGATTCAGGCAGGATTGTATACCAATCCCCAAACTCAAAATGTTTTTAGATTTCCGACCGCAAGCCAGGGCCCCGGAACCGCTCAGACTAATATTGAAAGCATAACAACGGGCAAGCTTTCTGATTTATGGCAAGTTCCCTTGCGCAAAAGAATATTTGAAGATGAATTAGAAATCATTACTCTTCGCATACTTACCGGTATTCTTGATATTGTAGAAAATACCAAATCCGCCTATGATGCATGTGTAAAAGTTGATCTACAACTTGAAAATGAAAAAATCATCTTATCATTTACTAAAGAACTCCGAGAAGAAATCTATTATCGACAAGGCTTTGGGTATTCTAACGATCTTGATAAATATAATGTGGACGCACAAGTAGCAATAGTGCAAACAGCTATTACAGAATATGAAAAAGAACGAAAAAGAGCCTATCTTCATTTGACGCAATTATTAGGCATAACTCCCTCGAGCAAAGAAATTATTCTTACTGATACTATTTTAGATTCGATAACAATACCTTCTTTATCTGATCTTGAATCATATGCGCTTGAATATCGGCCAGAAATGCAGATTGCTCGTTATAAAATCAAACGCTATGAAGATACAATACGCTTTGAAAAAGCGAGTGTATGGAAAGATGTTAATATTGGCATAGGGTTCAAGCAAGATTTTGATAAGCCATTCCGCGGGTGGGGACCGGCAATTAATTTCGAAATTCCTTTATTTGATACAAATTATGCCCAAATTGCTAAAGCAGAATTTGAATTCGAGCGCGCAAAAAAGAAATTGCGCTATAGAAAAATAATAATTCAAGAAGAGTTGCGTAAAGAGCTCACCGCGGTACATAAAGAAAAAAGAGAAATAGCCTATTACAATACATTTATTATCCCATCATATGAAAAGGCTATCGATTATACCTATACCTATGCCAATACCATGCAGCTTAACATGCTTACCGCATTGGAATCTCAATTAACTCTTTACAAGGCCGAGCAAGAATTGATAGAAAAATATTACAATCTTCATATTGCTTTTAATAAGCTTGAAAGAGCATATGGTAAAAATATAGAACCATATGAGTTCGCTAATCATGAAATATCTTGTATTAATGCATAATTGATAGAGTAAGGGATGGTTATAGATAACAAAAGATCAAATATAATAAGAGCATGGTATTTACTCTATTATACCTATGGATTTTTACCCATTATTACTGGATTAGATAAGTACTTTGATTTTTTAGCTGATTGGTATATCTACTTAAATCTTGCCATCCCCAGATTATTAAATATAACTCCAGAAGCATTTATGCATACTATCGGAGTTATAGAAATTATAATGGGATTAGTGGTTTTTATTAGACCACGCATTGGCGGATATATAATTGCAGCATGGCTACTCATAATTTGCATTAATTTAATTTCAATGGGATCGCATACGCATGAAGGCTATGATCATATTATGAGACACTATGATGTTGTTGTACGCGATATTGTTATGGCAGTAGGCGCATATGTATTGGTGCTTTTATCAAAAGAATTGAATAAGTAAGCGCACCTTTGTTTAATATACTTGAAAAAGTATACGATAAAACTATTGACTACCCCCCCCCCCATGATACTTTTTTTGTGGTTGCTCAAAATCTAATAATAAAAAGTAATAAAACAAAAGAGGAAAAAATGAATATCAACAATTTCGCTTACTCATTAGCATTATCTATTTTTTTTGTTCCATCATTAATGCAAGCTCAAGAAGCTTCATATAATCGTTTAGAAAAAGCTATGCAAGAATGCACTGAAGTTTGCAAAAAATGTACAAAGGCTTGCGAAACCTGTTCTTCTGATTGTAAAGAATGTAGCAGCGACTGCAAAAAGTGTACTCAAGAATGCAAACGATGTACAAGTTCTTGTAACGAATGTTCTCGCGACTGCAAGGAATGTTCTTCTGCCTGCCGTGATTGCGTAGAAGAATGTAAAAGATGCGTAGAAGCTTGTAAAGAATTGGCAGATTCAATTAAAAGAAGAATGTAAATAGCAGGAAATAGTAATTAAGTAGGCTTTGAGCAATCAAATCCATAATTAGTAAAATAAATCTCAATTAAGGGGTTTCCAATGGCCTGTAAAATGTCTAAAGAATGTACCGATGCGTGTAATGCCTGTATAAAAGCATGTGAAGAATGTGCCAAATGCTGCAAAGATTGCCATGAATGCATAATAGGGAAAAAAGGCGAATGCAAAGCAAGCGCTGATATGTGCATAAGAAAATGCAAAGAATGTATCGATGCGTGCAGAAAATGCATCACTGCTTGCCAAAATCATATAAAGCAATGCAATGATAGTGATTGTGTCGCTTCTATGAAAAAATGCATCGATGAATGCAATAAATGTATTAAAGTATGCGAAGAGTGCAGCAATGCTTGCAACACTCCTGATGCTCGTTGCGCTGAATTATGCAAAAAATGCATTCAAGCATGTAATGATTGCATCAAAGCATGCAGAGAATGCGTTTAATAATATAGTCTCTATTGGTCATAAAAAATAAAAATTAATAGATTTTTTTACTAACGCTTAATGATAAGGATCACATATGAAGCTATTATCAAATTGTAAATTTATATTTGCCTTTGTTGTTATTTCTCTATTTTCTATTTCATCAATGAGCGCTAAGCATACTCCCGAATCTCTTGAGCATCATAAAAAGGCGCAAGAACACCATAAAAAAGCAATGGAGCATCATAGAAAAAGCCAAGAGAATCATGAGCAAGCCATGAAACATCATAAAACGGCTATGACTCATCACGAAGCTGCGATGGAACATCATGACGCAGCTATGGAAGCAAATAAATAATCAATCATAAATTAATTATGACCAATAGAACCCCCCAGAAATTAATACTACTGGGGGGTTCCCATTAAAAAGGATGAGTTGATGAATCATGAAAATAACCATGAGAGCAAATATAATTTTTATTCTTTTTTACCACTTATTATCATAGCTGGCCTCATAATCGCCTTCACAATTGGTATGAGCTTCTATAGAGGCGGCTGGAATTATAATGAAGCCATGTTGGATTTCATGGCAGGATTCTTTTTAGTTTTTGGATTCTTCAAAATTATTAATTTACCCGGATTTGTAGAAGCATACTCAATGTATGATATTATTGCGCAACAAAGCAGACTCTATGCCTATATTTACCCTTTCATTGAAATAGGCCTTGGCATTGCATACCTGCTCAGATATCAGCTCTTTGTAGCCAATATTATTACCGTGATTATTATGGCTATTGGAAGTATTGGGGTAGTTATTGAGCTCAGTAAAGGCCGCGAAATTACTTGCGCTTGTTTGGGCACGGTTTTCAAACTCCCCATGACGTATGTTACCTTATCCGAAGATGTTATCATGGGATTAATGGCTCTTTATATGATCCTTTTTCTCTAAGATTTTCTCTTCAAATATCTCCAAATGTTGCTTTTTAATTCCAGCTTCCCCGTGTAGCGGATCTATGGAATTCCAGTCTACTCCTATCTGGAGCTCAACCGCTTGCCAGTAGATTTTTTGCTTAGCTAAGATAAATGAACCCAATCATTCCCATTTTGTGAATTTTTTGGTGATGCATAATCATCCTACTTCGCCAAGGCGGAGTTTATCCTGAGCGTAGTCGAAGGAAGCACAGGTTGGCTATGCAATATAAAATGTTCTGAATGTCGTGTGTTGGTTCGAAAATAATATCGAAGAAATAATCGTTTACCCTACTTCGCTCAAATTACGAATAATTTTGAACTTCGAAGGGCAAGTTGGTATTCTTTAATAGTTATTTACTACCTTTCATCTTGGAATCCAATGAAACGAGTTCTTTTCCTGCTCATCATGATGCACCATACTCTAATCGTGCCCAATGAAACAATTGAAGTTGAAGATATGCCGTGCGCAATTATTCTTAATTTTAATGTTTCAAATAATAATCACGTAACATCGGCAAATGATACAAGTGCCAATTCACATCAAAATTTGAATCAGATTGAAAAGAATAGTGAGGGTGCAGCTCTGGCTACCAAAGACATACAATCATTTATTGGCGATGCCATTAAGAATCATAAACTGCATATTAGCATAGTATTAGCAATTGGTTCTTATGGATTGCTGTACTATTACATTAAAAAAGGTAATCACTATCTTAATCGATTAGATCTATGGTCATCATGGAAAAAAGAAGAAGATCCGATCATGGTGAGCCTGTCGAACCATGCTCAGGAATTATTCCGTGAAATTAAAAATCGCTACAAAAAAGATTTTGCATCATCATTGGTCCTTTTTATAAAAGATATTCAGCAGGAAAAAAGGAATATTAGGTGGTATCAAAGCCTGTATCATTGGGCAGGATACTTGCATATAAAAGCTTTTGCCGTTTGATTTACCAGTATATGAGAATAGTGCGCGAAAATTAGAACGTATTTTGTATTATAAAAAATGTATCGAATCGATATAGTATTTTAAAATTATAATGCAGCTAAGGCTGGAATTGATTCAGAAGAGAATGCGGGAAGACGATCCGAAATTTCGGTGATTAATCCTTCTTGGAGTAATTCTTTATGCACAATGGGGTATGAGAGCATCTTTTTGAATTCTTGATTATACGCGTAATAAATCATATCCCCTTTGATACAACGCCCATAAAAAATTGAAAATGTTCCCCAGGATGGGCGTGCGGGATTGGCAGTACATTGAAACGTGATTGTTGCGCCTAAATGCCAAAATGAACGCTCTAAGAATAGATTGCCCGCATCGTGCCTGCCCTTCGAAGCTCCGAAGGAGCAAAGTAGGAGTTGCCAGAGCTTTAGAAGATCATCTGCATGGATGGTATGCTCTTCTTTTTGATCAAGCTCAGGCAATGCATGCTCAAATAAAATTCGAAATAGTTTTTTTCATCATCACTCATGCGATGGTGAATCTCTACAAAAGAGTTCTCTGTGCTTTTTTTAACCATATGCCACCTTTGAAAAGCATTTATTATAAGCTATATTACCGCCAAATCAAAGGGAATTTCAATTTTTTCATTTTCATTCTTGCGATGAGCATTGCAGAGCGGCCCATGATTCAAAATTTCTTTCTTCTGGTGTTAATAAAACCTGCTCAAGAAATATTTGATGATAAATTTGCTCCATGCCGGTAGACATAATAAATCCAATATCCTGGCCTGTCATCCATTTTTCAAAGGTAACTGCAAGAGTATTTTTGCGTTCTTCGGGCAATTTATTCCATGAATTCTGCACCCGTTCTTTAACAAATGCAAGATGTTTGCGCTGTAATTCATCCATTATAAAATCCATACCCTTGCATGGTTTTGCGCCGGTAAATTTTATGTGCTCTGAAGTTTTACTATTAAATCTTTTGACCAGCCATGCTGCCGGATTACAAATCTTTTGGAGATCACATTCAAGTTCATCAATAACTTTTTTAATTTCACTCGGTTTAAAAATTTCCAAGAATTCTTTTGCTTTGCGATCTGAAACGCCATAATTTTTCAACTGTTGAAAGGGACAATCAGAATTCTGTTTCTGCTTCGGTTGCTTTCTTATTTTTGCAATTACTTTTTCAACATCAATATTCGTGCGTGTTTTTTTCTTAATGGCAAACCATACTAAAGCATCATCATTTTTGCCACTAAATTTGACCGCTATCAAAAGATCTGCCTTTTGGTTGATCATCCAGTATTGCCTTCTTAATAATTTT
It encodes the following:
- a CDS encoding DUF305 domain-containing protein, which translates into the protein MAALSFISMYILMYIMVNEFANVYSNLNQLYMAGIMTIPMIFIELLLMRSMYDNKKLNAVISITSMTIFIALILFIRKQTAITDSQFLKSMIPHHASALLMCEQSSLQDPEIKKLCKSISSSQQSEIDFMKAKLKALEAK
- a CDS encoding copper oxidase, with the protein product MNHLLFISLLFSSCLIRAQHHQQKPALIIPHQLSYPQTSFQKKQQVLSPCGLKKRETKKRPPKLAYSWADPKIKFSPPPPLMGKQMGVVQTLGIPPLGYEMDGNVKVFHLIAQPVEKTIVDERKPAEYDALIPKKNKLEHAHHHSPIVQKIRAWGYNGSTPGPTIEVNEGDRVRIIFKNELPEPTSIHWHGLEIPNDQDGATPETNRPVLPGETFIYEFTLYQSGTLMYHSGFNVMKQDDYGLHGMLIIHPKNYEYKIDRDIAIFLQQWRIRPGNEDPDLVSMDFNWFTFNGFAAPSIPMIKVKQGERVRIRFANVIMMSHPIHIHGYTWKVVGTEGGPIPQSAQWPGNTINVAPGTTRDVEFVAWNPGLWRLHCHKLHHIMNDHGDVPLPIMGHGGMFTIVYVEPKDPNAPWRHPKQDELDLVRDTDGRRKSKQ
- a CDS encoding TolC family protein, with the protein product MIALLLFFILLLPGCYKVPIAQEFNRLKRTTKEITGSEIIYDSYNKYPDMECTIRATITNGLSRNEAVKTALMNNPSLQADFAKLGIAKADLIQAGLYTNPQTQNVFRFPTASQGPGTAQTNIESITTGKLSDLWQVPLRKRIFEDELEIITLRILTGILDIVENTKSAYDACVKVDLQLENEKIILSFTKELREEIYYRQGFGYSNDLDKYNVDAQVAIVQTAITEYEKERKRAYLHLTQLLGITPSSKEIILTDTILDSITIPSLSDLESYALEYRPEMQIARYKIKRYEDTIRFEKASVWKDVNIGIGFKQDFDKPFRGWGPAINFEIPLFDTNYAQIAKAEFEFERAKKKLRYRKIIIQEELRKELTAVHKEKREIAYYNTFIIPSYEKAIDYTYTYANTMQLNMLTALESQLTLYKAEQELIEKYYNLHIAFNKLERAYGKNIEPYEFANHEISCINA
- a CDS encoding heavy-metal-associated domain-containing protein, with product MNHENNHESKYNFYSFLPLIIIAGLIIAFTIGMSFYRGGWNYNEAMLDFMAGFFLVFGFFKIINLPGFVEAYSMYDIIAQQSRLYAYIYPFIEIGLGIAYLLRYQLFVANIITVIIMAIGSIGVVIELSKGREITCACLGTVFKLPMTYVTLSEDVIMGLMALYMILFL